A window from Chiroxiphia lanceolata isolate bChiLan1 chromosome 3, bChiLan1.pri, whole genome shotgun sequence encodes these proteins:
- the LOC116785123 gene encoding low density lipoprotein receptor adapter protein 1-like isoform X1 produces MEALRAAGRAVLRSPRLARHGLGLRRRRKLPENWADMQEPLLEGMCFTLKYLGMTLVEKPKGEDMAAAAIRRIVATARVGARKFQKVILTVSPRGISLQDADTKEMVENVSIYRISYCTTDKLQNKVFAYVAQSQESGALECHAFLSPKKKIAQAVTLTVAQAFQMALDLWEATHAGSRQDQPFHPSCVMESIEPGRPREPAPRGSPPFRHQFGEEEEEEEDDNVGESLSGINTSCAPSVLSYSTAPVLSPGAAPGQLDRGWRPLHLWPQDCWPQDSPGLSQISATMDQPLRIHPVPAPGTASACPYPGTALRARGLPALLPWSAQAVTPTPCPALPA; encoded by the exons ATGGAGGCgctgcgggcggcggggcgcgCAGTGCTGCGGAGCCCGCGCCTCGCCCGGCACGGCCTGGGGCTCCGCCGGCGGCGCA AACTTCCTGAGAACTGGGCCGATATGCAGGAGCCACTGCTTGAGGGAATGTGCTTCACCCTGAAGTATCTAGGCATGACTCTGGTAGAAAAACCAAAAGGAGAAGACATGGCTGCCGCTGCCATTCGCAGGATTGTGGCCACG GCACGGGTGGGAGCTCGCAAGTTCCAGAAGGTGATTCTGACAGTGTCTCCGAGGGGCATCTCTCTGCAGGATGCAGACACAAAGGAAATGGTGGAGAACGTCTCTATCTACAG GATCTCCTACTGCACAACAGACAAGCTGCAGAACAAAGTCTTCGCTTACGTtgcccagagccaggagagtGGAGCACTAGAGTGCCATGCCTTCCTCTCACCCAAGAAGAAGATT GCACAGGCTGTGACTCTGACTGTGGCCCAGGCCTTCCAGATGGCACTGGATCTCTGGGAAGCAACACATGCAG GCTCTAGGCAGGATCAGCCCTTTCACCCTTCATGTGTCATGGAGAGCATTGAGCCCGGCAGACCCCGTGAGCCAGCCCCCCGGGGGAGCCCTCCCTTCAGACACCAGTTTGGG gaggaggaagaggaggaggaagatgataaTGTCGGTGAAAGCTTATCTGG aATTAACACCTCTTGTGCCCCCAGCGTGCTCTCCtacagcacagctcctgtgctATCGCCTGGGGCAGCCCCCGGACAGCTGGACAGGGGTTGGAGACCTCTCCACCTCTGGCCCCAGGACTGCTGGCCCCAAGACTCCCCTGGGCTAAGCCAAATCTCTGCAACAATGGACCAGCCACTCAGGATTCACCCTGTGCCTGCACCCGGGACAGCCAGTGCCTGCCCCTACCCTGGCACTGCCCTCCGGGCACGGGGGCTGCCGGCACTGCTgccatggagtgcccaggctgtgaCACCCActccttgtcctgctctgcctgcatgA
- the LOC116785123 gene encoding low density lipoprotein receptor adapter protein 1-like isoform X2, with protein MEALRAAGRAVLRSPRLARHGLGLRRRRKLPENWADMQEPLLEGMCFTLKYLGMTLVEKPKGEDMAAAAIRRIVATARVGARKFQKVILTVSPRGISLQDADTKEMVENVSIYRISYCTTDKLQNKVFAYVAQSQESGALECHAFLSPKKKIAQAVTLTVAQAFQMALDLWEATHAGSRQDQPFHPSCVMESIEPGRPREPAPRGSPPFRHQFGEEEEEEEDDNVGESLSGSMEELGRGAHSPAELTPLVPPACSPTAQLLCYRLGQPPDSWTGVGDLSTSGPRTAGPKTPLG; from the exons ATGGAGGCgctgcgggcggcggggcgcgCAGTGCTGCGGAGCCCGCGCCTCGCCCGGCACGGCCTGGGGCTCCGCCGGCGGCGCA AACTTCCTGAGAACTGGGCCGATATGCAGGAGCCACTGCTTGAGGGAATGTGCTTCACCCTGAAGTATCTAGGCATGACTCTGGTAGAAAAACCAAAAGGAGAAGACATGGCTGCCGCTGCCATTCGCAGGATTGTGGCCACG GCACGGGTGGGAGCTCGCAAGTTCCAGAAGGTGATTCTGACAGTGTCTCCGAGGGGCATCTCTCTGCAGGATGCAGACACAAAGGAAATGGTGGAGAACGTCTCTATCTACAG GATCTCCTACTGCACAACAGACAAGCTGCAGAACAAAGTCTTCGCTTACGTtgcccagagccaggagagtGGAGCACTAGAGTGCCATGCCTTCCTCTCACCCAAGAAGAAGATT GCACAGGCTGTGACTCTGACTGTGGCCCAGGCCTTCCAGATGGCACTGGATCTCTGGGAAGCAACACATGCAG GCTCTAGGCAGGATCAGCCCTTTCACCCTTCATGTGTCATGGAGAGCATTGAGCCCGGCAGACCCCGTGAGCCAGCCCCCCGGGGGAGCCCTCCCTTCAGACACCAGTTTGGG gaggaggaagaggaggaggaagatgataaTGTCGGTGAAAGCTTATCTGG CAgcatggaggagctggggaggggagcccacagcccagcag aATTAACACCTCTTGTGCCCCCAGCGTGCTCTCCtacagcacagctcctgtgctATCGCCTGGGGCAGCCCCCGGACAGCTGGACAGGGGTTGGAGACCTCTCCACCTCTGGCCCCAGGACTGCTGGCCCCAAGACTCCCCTGGGCTAA
- the LOC116785123 gene encoding low density lipoprotein receptor adapter protein 1-like isoform X3, producing the protein MEALRAAGRAVLRSPRLARHGLGLRRRRKLPENWADMQEPLLEGMCFTLKYLGMTLVEKPKGEDMAAAAIRRIVATARVGARKFQKVILTVSPRGISLQDADTKEMVENVSIYRISYCTTDKLQNKVFAYVAQSQESGALECHAFLSPKKKIAQAVTLTVAQAFQMALDLWEATHAGSRQDQPFHPSCVMESIEPGRPREPAPRGSPPFRHQFGEEEEEEEDDNVGESLSGMEELGRGAHSPAELTPLVPPACSPTAQLLCYRLGQPPDSWTGVGDLSTSGPRTAGPKTPLG; encoded by the exons ATGGAGGCgctgcgggcggcggggcgcgCAGTGCTGCGGAGCCCGCGCCTCGCCCGGCACGGCCTGGGGCTCCGCCGGCGGCGCA AACTTCCTGAGAACTGGGCCGATATGCAGGAGCCACTGCTTGAGGGAATGTGCTTCACCCTGAAGTATCTAGGCATGACTCTGGTAGAAAAACCAAAAGGAGAAGACATGGCTGCCGCTGCCATTCGCAGGATTGTGGCCACG GCACGGGTGGGAGCTCGCAAGTTCCAGAAGGTGATTCTGACAGTGTCTCCGAGGGGCATCTCTCTGCAGGATGCAGACACAAAGGAAATGGTGGAGAACGTCTCTATCTACAG GATCTCCTACTGCACAACAGACAAGCTGCAGAACAAAGTCTTCGCTTACGTtgcccagagccaggagagtGGAGCACTAGAGTGCCATGCCTTCCTCTCACCCAAGAAGAAGATT GCACAGGCTGTGACTCTGACTGTGGCCCAGGCCTTCCAGATGGCACTGGATCTCTGGGAAGCAACACATGCAG GCTCTAGGCAGGATCAGCCCTTTCACCCTTCATGTGTCATGGAGAGCATTGAGCCCGGCAGACCCCGTGAGCCAGCCCCCCGGGGGAGCCCTCCCTTCAGACACCAGTTTGGG gaggaggaagaggaggaggaagatgataaTGTCGGTGAAAGCTTATCTGG catggaggagctggggaggggagcccacagcccagcag aATTAACACCTCTTGTGCCCCCAGCGTGCTCTCCtacagcacagctcctgtgctATCGCCTGGGGCAGCCCCCGGACAGCTGGACAGGGGTTGGAGACCTCTCCACCTCTGGCCCCAGGACTGCTGGCCCCAAGACTCCCCTGGGCTAA
- the LOC116785123 gene encoding low density lipoprotein receptor adapter protein 1-like isoform X4 — protein sequence MEALRAAGRAVLRSPRLARHGLGLRRRRKLPENWADMQEPLLEGMCFTLKYLGMTLVEKPKGEDMAAAAIRRIVATARVGARKFQKVILTVSPRGISLQDADTKEMVENVSIYRISYCTTDKLQNKVFAYVAQSQESGALECHAFLSPKKKIAQAVTLTVAQAFQMALDLWEATHAGSRQDQPFHPSCVMESIEPGRPREPAPRGSPPFRHQFGEEEEEEEDDNVGESLSG from the exons ATGGAGGCgctgcgggcggcggggcgcgCAGTGCTGCGGAGCCCGCGCCTCGCCCGGCACGGCCTGGGGCTCCGCCGGCGGCGCA AACTTCCTGAGAACTGGGCCGATATGCAGGAGCCACTGCTTGAGGGAATGTGCTTCACCCTGAAGTATCTAGGCATGACTCTGGTAGAAAAACCAAAAGGAGAAGACATGGCTGCCGCTGCCATTCGCAGGATTGTGGCCACG GCACGGGTGGGAGCTCGCAAGTTCCAGAAGGTGATTCTGACAGTGTCTCCGAGGGGCATCTCTCTGCAGGATGCAGACACAAAGGAAATGGTGGAGAACGTCTCTATCTACAG GATCTCCTACTGCACAACAGACAAGCTGCAGAACAAAGTCTTCGCTTACGTtgcccagagccaggagagtGGAGCACTAGAGTGCCATGCCTTCCTCTCACCCAAGAAGAAGATT GCACAGGCTGTGACTCTGACTGTGGCCCAGGCCTTCCAGATGGCACTGGATCTCTGGGAAGCAACACATGCAG GCTCTAGGCAGGATCAGCCCTTTCACCCTTCATGTGTCATGGAGAGCATTGAGCCCGGCAGACCCCGTGAGCCAGCCCCCCGGGGGAGCCCTCCCTTCAGACACCAGTTTGGG gaggaggaagaggaggaggaagatgataaTGTCGGTGAAAGCTTATCTGG TTGA